Proteins from a genomic interval of Sphingopyxis sp. QXT-31:
- a CDS encoding ImuA family protein: MPHESSPSIAGLRRRLARITGEAEPRGPSAGRLASGHADFDAALGGGLATGRLHEFFAADALDATSAAAFAALLALRGSEDAPLVWLRTADAGRRGGHIYAPGIAELGGDPDRLLLIEAPDPKLLLACANDAIRGAGSAAVIVESWGRWPALDLTAGRRLALGARDAGTTLLMLRLNTTPSPSVAETRWSVAAAPSRELEANAPGAPAFDLELLRRRGGAAGGHWQLEWYHDEQVFRDPALSGAVLPVAARRAALPHGAAAA, from the coding sequence ATGCCTCACGAGTCGTCCCCTTCTATCGCCGGCCTGCGCCGGCGTCTCGCCCGGATCACCGGCGAGGCCGAACCGCGCGGGCCAAGCGCGGGGCGGCTGGCGAGCGGTCATGCGGACTTCGACGCCGCGCTCGGAGGTGGGCTCGCGACGGGGCGCCTGCACGAATTTTTCGCCGCCGATGCGCTCGATGCGACGAGCGCCGCCGCCTTTGCCGCGCTGCTCGCGCTGCGCGGGTCGGAGGACGCGCCTTTGGTGTGGCTGCGCACCGCCGATGCCGGCCGGCGCGGCGGGCATATCTACGCCCCTGGGATCGCCGAGCTCGGCGGCGATCCCGATCGGCTGCTGTTGATCGAGGCGCCCGATCCCAAATTGCTGCTCGCCTGCGCCAATGACGCGATTCGCGGCGCCGGGTCGGCGGCGGTGATCGTCGAAAGTTGGGGGCGGTGGCCCGCGCTCGACCTCACCGCCGGGCGCCGCCTCGCGCTCGGTGCGCGCGATGCGGGGACGACGCTGCTGATGCTGCGGCTCAATACGACGCCGAGCCCGAGCGTCGCCGAAACGCGCTGGAGCGTCGCGGCAGCGCCGTCGCGCGAACTGGAAGCCAACGCGCCGGGGGCGCCCGCCTTCGACCTCGAACTGCTGCGTCGGCGCGGCGGCGCCGCGGGCGGGCACTGGCAATTGGAATGGTACCATGACGAACAAGTCTTCCGGGACCCGGCGCTATCTGGCGCTGTTCTTCCCGTGGCTGCCCGCCGAGCGGCTCTGCCGCACGGCGCCGCGGCCGCCTGA